The segment TTTTCACCGATCTCGAGTCAGTCAAATTGCTGAGCAAGCAGGTATCGGCGATGGTACGGTCTACCTTTATTTTCATAATAAGGAAGACATCTTAGTTTCACTTTTTCAAGAGCGCATGACTGATTTTGTTTACCATTTGAGGCGCCGTTTAGAGCATACCACAACGTTTTATGATACGTTAAAAATCTTGATTCATTATCATTTTGAAGTGATGGAGTTCAATCCCGATCAAGCAATAGTGACCCAATTTGAGCTGCGACAGCAAAATGCAGACATTAATGAAGGGATATCTCCATATTTACGCAAGTATTTTCGCATAATCGAGGAGGTGGTGGATAGAGGGAAGAAACAGGGGTTTGTGAAACAGGACATACCTACTGTGGTGGCCCGAAAAATGATTTTTGGCACCATCGACGAGGTAGTGACAGACTGGGTTAACTGTAATTGCACCGATTTTCTGAAAGAAATGACAGAAATTGTTTACCAGCTATTGATTTATGGCTTATTGGACAGCAAAGCAAGTGAGAGGGGAAACTTGTAAAGGAGGTTGAGATGAATATGCAGATTAAGAGTGCAGCGGTATTAGGAGCAGGCATAATGGGTAGTACCATAGCGGCGCACCTGGCGAATGTGGGTATTCCAACATATTTGCTGGATATCGTGCCCAGGGAACTGACAGAGAAAGAAAAGTCTCAGGGTCTTACTATGGAAAGTCCTGCCGTACGTAATCGCCTGGCAGCCGGTGGTAAACAGGCACTACTAAAGGCTAAGCCTGCACCGCTCTACAGTAAGACGGATGTTGAATTAATAAATGTGGGTAACTTTGAAGATGACTTAAAGGTTTTGGGTGAAGTTGATTGGATCATTGAGGTTGTAGTGGAAAATTTGGCTATCAAGAAAAAACTATTTGCCAGGGTTGATGAGTACCGCAAACCCGGTACTATCGTAAGTTCCAATACTTCCGGTATTTCTATCAATGCAATGATTGAGGATATGCCGCAGGAATTTAAAGAACATTTCCTCGGAACTCATTTCTTCAACCCACCGCGGTACATGAAGCTTTTAGAGATTATTCCTGCCAAGGAAACTAAGCAGGAAGTAGTAGACTTCATGATGCATTTTGGCGAGCGGGTACTCGGCAAAGGTGTTGTCTTGGCTAAGGACACCCCAAACTTTATTGCCAACCGCATCGGTACTTATGGCTTGATTGCTACCGCCAAGGAAATGCAAGAAAGAGGGCTGAGCATATCCCAGGTTGACGCAATCACCGGCCCGGCTATGGGTAGACCCAAGAGTGCGTCTTTCCGAACTTTAGACATGGTGGGTCTGGATACCTTTGTCCATGTGGCTAATAATGTGGTGGAAAACACGGACAGCGCGGAAGAAAAGGCAGCTTTTGACGTACCGAAATTTATGCTTGATATGGTGGATAAAAAGTGGTTGGGCGATAAGAGCGGTCAAGGGTTTTACCGTAAGGAAAGAACGCCTAAGGGTAAGCAAATTTTAGAAATTGATTACAACTCTATGGACTATAAGCCCAAGGAAAAGGCCGGGTTCGCTTCATTGGAAGCTGCTAAAGCCGCACCGGGAAGCAGTGTAGATAAGTTGAAGATGCTGATATACGGTAAAGATGAAGCAGCGAAGTTTGCTTGGGAGACCGCTAAGAAAGCGCTGCTTTACACTGCGGCTAAGATACCCGAGATCGCCGATGATATAGTCAGTATTGATAAAGCGATGAAGTGGGGCTTTAATTGGAAGATGGGACCATTCGAAACATGGGATGCCATTGGTGTTGAAAAGTCCGTAGAGCGAATGAAGCAGGATGGAGAGGATTTGCCGCCACTTGTTGAAAAACTCTTGGCAAAAGGGTATAAGTCCTTTTATAAGAAGGATGAAGGCAGGTTATATTATTTCGATTTAGAGAGCGGCGGCTATAAGCCAACTATCGAAAAGCCTGAAATCATCCAATTGAAAGAAATGAAAAAGGCAGATAAAGTTATCAAGGCTAATTCCGGTGCCAGCCTTATCGATATGGGCGACGGCGTTGCATGTCTTGAGTTCCATTCTCCTAATAACGCCATTGGTGCCGATATAGTGCAGATGATTAACTACGCTGTGGAAGAAGTGGAGAAGAACTATGAAGGGTTGGTAGTCGGTAATCAAGGCAAAAATTTCTGTGTCGGTGCAAACTTGATGCTTTTATTAATGGAAGCTCAGGATGACAATTGGGACGATATTAACTTCATTGTTAAAGGATTTCAGGACGCCTGTATGACATTGAAATATAGCCAAAAACCTGTGGTAGCGGCACCTTTCGCTATGACCTTAGGCGGCGGCTGTGAAGTAATGCTTGGAAGTCACCGGGTGAGAGCGGCTGCAGAAACTTATATTGGCCAAGTTGAGAGCGGCGTTGGTCTTATCCCCGGCGGCGGTGGCAACAAAGAGGTGCTTATACGCTACACCGAAGGAGTAACTGACCCCAAAGCGGACCTGCAGCCATATGTAAATAAAGCATTTGAAATGATTGCCATGAGTAAGGTTGCCACCAGTGCTAAGGAAGCTCAAGATATGAACCTGCTTCGGGACACTGATAAGATTACCGTAAATCAAGATTACCTGCTTTACGATGCCAAGCAGACCGTCCTCGCTATGGCTCAGGAAGGATTTGAACCGCTGCGTCCAAAGAAGCTGCGCGTGGTGGGCGAGACGGGTTATGCTGCTCTTAAGCTTGGTGCCTATACGATGAGAGAAGGCGGTTTCATCAGCGCACATGATGAAAAAATTGCCAACAAGATATCTTACGTCTTAACTGGCGGGTCCGTACCGGCTAATACATTGGTTACTGAACAATATCTGCTGGATCTCGAGCGGGAAGCATTCTTAAGTCTTTGCGGTGAGCCAAAATCTCAAGAGCGGATGATGCACATGTTGAAAACCGGGAAACCGTTGAGGAATTAAGGAGGGGAGAAGCTATGCAAGAAGCTGTAATAGTCTCAGGTGTTCGAACTGCAGTTGGCAGGGCCCCTCGGGGTACTTTAAAGAACTATCGCCCTGAGGATATGGGTGCACAGGTGATTAATGAAGCCATTAGCCGTGCACAGGGATTAAAACCTGAAGAAATTGATGACATAGTTGTTGGTTGTTCTTTCCCCGAAGGTGAACAGGGAATGAACATGGGTAGAATACTGGCCCTGCGGGCAGGTTTGCCGGAAACTGTACCCGGTTTTACCATAAATAGATTTTGCTCTTCCGGGCTTCAGTCCATTGCCATTGCCGCGGAAAAAATCATGGTAGGCTGGGCAGATGTTGTGATAGCCGGTGGTGTGGAGAGTATGAGTCAGGTGCCCATGGGTGGTAATAAAATTGCTCCTAATCCGTATTTAATGGAGCACTATCCTTCGGCATATTTAGGCATGGGTCTTACCGCAGAAAATGTGGCTCAGCGATACGACATCAGTCGAGAACAGCAGGACGAATTTGCAGTGAGAAGCCACCAAAGGGCGGCAGCGGCCATTAAAGAGGGGCGCTTTAAGGACGAAATACTGCCTTTGCAATTGCCGATAAAAGAGATGGTAGGAAATAAGGTGGTAGAAAAGACAATTACCTTTGACACCGATGAAGGGGTCCGGCCGAATACCAGCATGGAAATATTGGCTAAGCTGCGCCCGGCATTTCATGTAAAAGGCAGTGTCACAGCAGGTAACTCTTCTCAGACCAGTGATGCCGCAGCTGCACTGGTGGTCATGTCCAGGGAAAAAGCTGATAAACTGGGCTTAAAGCCTTTAGGCGTATTTCGTTCTTTTGCTGTGGGCGGAGTGCATCCTGATGAGATGGGCATTGGTCCAGTAGTTGCCATTCCTAAGGCGGTTAAATTGGCCGGCATTAACATCGAAGATGTTGATTTATTTGAACTGAACGAAGCGTTTGCATCACAGTCACTCTATGTAGTGCGCGAGCTTGGTATTGATATTGACAAGGTCAATGTCAACGGCGGTGCTATTGCCTTGGGTCACCCGTTAGGGTGCACCGGCAGCAAGCTGTCGGTAACCCTGCTCAATGAAATGCAGCGCAGAGATGCAAGGTATGGCGTTGTTACCATGTGTATCGGCGGCGGTATGGGTGCAGCCGGTGTCTTCGAAAGAATATAAACCAAAAAGGAGTTAAGAGGGAGGGGAATTAAATGTCTGGAGAGTTTGTCAAGGGCGGTAGTTTTATAATTGATGGGGCGAAACCCCAAGATGTATTTACCCCGGAGGATTTCACCGAAGAACATAAGATGATTGCCGAAACCGCCGCCAGTTTTGTGGCGGGCGAGGTGGAACCGAATCTGGATGATTTAGAAGCACAAAAAGAAGGCTTGATGCCGGAATTATTACGCAAGGCTGCGGAATTGGGTCTTTTAGGTGCTGATGTGCCCGAGGATTTCGGTGGGATGGAGCTTGATAAAATCAGTTCCATGCTTATTACTGAAAACCTTGTTCGTGGTGGCTCCTTCAGTTTGGGTCACGGTGCCCACACAGGTATCGGCAGCTTGCCAATCGTCTTTTTCGGCAATCGTGCCCAAAAAGAGAAATACCTTCCGGCATTGGCCAGCGGCGAGAAGTTTGCTGCATACGCCCTTACGGAGCCGGGCGCCGGTAGTGATGCTTTGTCTGCTAAGAGTAAGGCTGTTCTCTCTGAAGACGGCAAGTATTATATCTTAAACGGTGCTAAACAGTTTATTACTAATGCTGGTTTTGCCGATGTCTTTGTTACTTATGCTAAGATTGACGGTGAGAAGTTTACTTCATTTATTGTCGATGCTGACAGCGAAGGCCTTTCCTTGGGTGTTGAAGAAAAAAAGCTGGGCATCAAGGGTTCATCCACTCGTAGTGTAATCTTTGAGGACGTCAAGGTGCCGGTGGAGAATGTACTTTACGGAATCGGTAAAGGCCATGTAGTTGCTTTTAATATTTTAAACATTGGCCGCTACAAACTGGCCCTGGGCTGCATCGGCTCTTCCAAGATTGCCTTAGAATACGCTGTAAAGTATGCTAATGAGCGTAAGCAGTTTAACGTACCTATATCATCGTTTGGCTTGATTAAGGAAAAAATCGGGATGATGGCCGCAAAGATTTATGCATCTGAAAGTATGGCTTATCGCAGCGGCGGTCTTATTGATGACATACTTCACGGTATTGATATGAACGCTGACGATGCCGGGCTGAAGGCCGCGGAAGGCATTTCCGAGTACGCCATTGAGTGTTCTATTAATAAGATTCACGGTTCTGAGGTGTTAGATTTCTGTAGTGATGAAACACTTCAGATATACGGCGGCTATGGTTATACTCAAGAATATCCGGCGGAGCGCTTCTATCGTGACTCTCGTATCAATCGGATTTTTGAAGGTACTAACGAAATCAATCGGTTGATTATTCCCGGAACTTTATTAAGAAAAGCCATGAAGGGTGAGCTGCCGCTCTTGGCCGCAGCTCAAAAGCTGATGGGGGAACTGATGACACCCAGCATGCCGGTAGAAGATGGCTCCTATTTAGGAGAACAAAAGCAAATCGTCGAAAAGGCAAAGAAGATGGTGCTGATGGTAGCGGGAACCGCTGCACAAAAGTATGGTGATAAGCTGCAGCACCAGCAGGAAATTCTCGGCCGGGCCGCAGATATGATTGTAGAAGTATTTGCGATGGAAAGTGCCCTGCTTCGTACATTAAAAGCTTATGAAAAAGACGGAGAGGAAGCTACTGCCGCCAAGAAAGCACTGACAGAAGCTTATATCAACGATGCCATTGGCAAGATGGAACTGTGGGCCAAGGAGGCTTTGGCCGCAGTGGAAGATGGCGATATGCTGCGTACTCAGCTTGCCGCCCTAAGAAAACTTTCCCGCTACACGCCGATAAACAGTGTAAAAGTCAAGCGGGAAGTTGCCGATAGGGTAATTAAAGCAGAGAAATATATAGTATAATCTCAGAGGGCCCTTCGGGGTCCTTTTTTTGATCGAACGTAATTATATTTCGTGACGGTTTTTTTATAATTTTTGTGTCAATTACAAAACATAAAGATAACCTTTGCTAGCAAGGTGGTGAGATTTTGAATATTGGACCTCAGGTAAAATGCCAGGTAAACACCTGCGTTCACTGGATTAAAGATTTATGTGCGGCCGGAAATATCGATATTTTGTATGAAGAAGAGGGAAAAATGGCCCAGCAACAGGAGCAGACCGAGTGTAAAACATTTTATAAAAAGCGCGGCTTGGCTAATTTCATCGGTGGTATGGATAACGTAAATTGGCTGGGCATGGCCAAGGAATATGTAATGCCCGGGCAGCAGATGAGCCCTTCCGTTACTTGTATAGTAAGCAGCTGTAAATATTGGGCTCAGGGAGACCTATGTAATGCCCAAGAGATTGATATCACAGGTATTGATGCCAGAGAATGTCAAGATACCGACTGCAGCACCTTCGTGGACCGTTAGTGGGAAAATATTCCTAGAATAGCTCATTTCTTTGGAGGAACTATATAATAGAAGTTAAAAAAAATGGAGGTGAATCCTTTTGTTTAGGCATGACAAAAAATTACTACATGAGGTTCGGGTAGA is part of the Metallumcola ferriviriculae genome and harbors:
- a CDS encoding TetR/AcrR family transcriptional regulator codes for the protein MEEKRGGQKYDAILQAAVKVFAQKGFHRSRVSQIAEQAGIGDGTVYLYFHNKEDILVSLFQERMTDFVYHLRRRLEHTTTFYDTLKILIHYHFEVMEFNPDQAIVTQFELRQQNADINEGISPYLRKYFRIIEEVVDRGKKQGFVKQDIPTVVARKMIFGTIDEVVTDWVNCNCTDFLKEMTEIVYQLLIYGLLDSKASERGNL
- a CDS encoding 3-hydroxyacyl-CoA dehydrogenase/enoyl-CoA hydratase family protein, giving the protein MNMQIKSAAVLGAGIMGSTIAAHLANVGIPTYLLDIVPRELTEKEKSQGLTMESPAVRNRLAAGGKQALLKAKPAPLYSKTDVELINVGNFEDDLKVLGEVDWIIEVVVENLAIKKKLFARVDEYRKPGTIVSSNTSGISINAMIEDMPQEFKEHFLGTHFFNPPRYMKLLEIIPAKETKQEVVDFMMHFGERVLGKGVVLAKDTPNFIANRIGTYGLIATAKEMQERGLSISQVDAITGPAMGRPKSASFRTLDMVGLDTFVHVANNVVENTDSAEEKAAFDVPKFMLDMVDKKWLGDKSGQGFYRKERTPKGKQILEIDYNSMDYKPKEKAGFASLEAAKAAPGSSVDKLKMLIYGKDEAAKFAWETAKKALLYTAAKIPEIADDIVSIDKAMKWGFNWKMGPFETWDAIGVEKSVERMKQDGEDLPPLVEKLLAKGYKSFYKKDEGRLYYFDLESGGYKPTIEKPEIIQLKEMKKADKVIKANSGASLIDMGDGVACLEFHSPNNAIGADIVQMINYAVEEVEKNYEGLVVGNQGKNFCVGANLMLLLMEAQDDNWDDINFIVKGFQDACMTLKYSQKPVVAAPFAMTLGGGCEVMLGSHRVRAAAETYIGQVESGVGLIPGGGGNKEVLIRYTEGVTDPKADLQPYVNKAFEMIAMSKVATSAKEAQDMNLLRDTDKITVNQDYLLYDAKQTVLAMAQEGFEPLRPKKLRVVGETGYAALKLGAYTMREGGFISAHDEKIANKISYVLTGGSVPANTLVTEQYLLDLEREAFLSLCGEPKSQERMMHMLKTGKPLRN
- a CDS encoding acetyl-CoA C-acyltransferase: MQEAVIVSGVRTAVGRAPRGTLKNYRPEDMGAQVINEAISRAQGLKPEEIDDIVVGCSFPEGEQGMNMGRILALRAGLPETVPGFTINRFCSSGLQSIAIAAEKIMVGWADVVIAGGVESMSQVPMGGNKIAPNPYLMEHYPSAYLGMGLTAENVAQRYDISREQQDEFAVRSHQRAAAAIKEGRFKDEILPLQLPIKEMVGNKVVEKTITFDTDEGVRPNTSMEILAKLRPAFHVKGSVTAGNSSQTSDAAAALVVMSREKADKLGLKPLGVFRSFAVGGVHPDEMGIGPVVAIPKAVKLAGINIEDVDLFELNEAFASQSLYVVRELGIDIDKVNVNGGAIALGHPLGCTGSKLSVTLLNEMQRRDARYGVVTMCIGGGMGAAGVFERI
- a CDS encoding acyl-CoA dehydrogenase family protein, whose amino-acid sequence is MSGEFVKGGSFIIDGAKPQDVFTPEDFTEEHKMIAETAASFVAGEVEPNLDDLEAQKEGLMPELLRKAAELGLLGADVPEDFGGMELDKISSMLITENLVRGGSFSLGHGAHTGIGSLPIVFFGNRAQKEKYLPALASGEKFAAYALTEPGAGSDALSAKSKAVLSEDGKYYILNGAKQFITNAGFADVFVTYAKIDGEKFTSFIVDADSEGLSLGVEEKKLGIKGSSTRSVIFEDVKVPVENVLYGIGKGHVVAFNILNIGRYKLALGCIGSSKIALEYAVKYANERKQFNVPISSFGLIKEKIGMMAAKIYASESMAYRSGGLIDDILHGIDMNADDAGLKAAEGISEYAIECSINKIHGSEVLDFCSDETLQIYGGYGYTQEYPAERFYRDSRINRIFEGTNEINRLIIPGTLLRKAMKGELPLLAAAQKLMGELMTPSMPVEDGSYLGEQKQIVEKAKKMVLMVAGTAAQKYGDKLQHQQEILGRAADMIVEVFAMESALLRTLKAYEKDGEEATAAKKALTEAYINDAIGKMELWAKEALAAVEDGDMLRTQLAALRKLSRYTPINSVKVKREVADRVIKAEKYIV
- a CDS encoding DUF1540 domain-containing protein; translated protein: MNIGPQVKCQVNTCVHWIKDLCAAGNIDILYEEEGKMAQQQEQTECKTFYKKRGLANFIGGMDNVNWLGMAKEYVMPGQQMSPSVTCIVSSCKYWAQGDLCNAQEIDITGIDARECQDTDCSTFVDR